The Carcharodon carcharias isolate sCarCar2 chromosome 2, sCarCar2.pri, whole genome shotgun sequence genomic sequence GAAATAGCCTCTCATATACTTTCTTCCATAGATCAATTGGATTCCGTgcatttatctttcccaattcaaCTTCAGCAGCTGGTGGAGACCCTGTGTAAATATTAAATAAAACACGGTACTTGTTGAAAGGTTAGGAAGCTCCAAAACTTTTCCGTGGTATCTGACTGCTGATTTAATATCTTACCAATCAGACTCAGTGAATCCAGCCCAGCTGGGACAAACAGTGGCTTGTTGTGCTCTACAGATACTGTTTTGCTACAAAACACAAAAGAacattagagattttaaagaatgacatgtttaattttaaaaaaaactttccaaaACCATGGAAAGGTGGCAAAGAAAAACTGGGCAGAGAGAGGGCTCCCCTGCTGTGTCATGCCGGTGTGCTTTTGGGCTGGAAGATTAAGACCATAGAGGTTTGTAGAGGCTGAACTATCATTCTTGACAAGATTAACAGTCAGCACTTTGTGCCACAAATGCATGTTTCAAGAATGGCACTACATCTTGGGCCTAGTTTCCTTATTAAGTAGtcaccacacacagacataggCATCGCAAGTAAAATATACATGTTGCTCACCTTCTGTCAGTGCCGAATGCCAAATGGTTTAGGATAGTCCGCATCTTAGATATCGTGCTTTCTGCTTTATTGCTGAAAAACTGAATAGATGGGATATACTTTTTTTGGATTTGACATGACTGTTCCTCTTCTAATTTCTTACTAATTCATATATTTACATATTGCAAGGAACTCAATAGACATgagaaaaatagaaataaaaaaattataTAAATGTGAAACTATTTTGACAgcactgggttttttttttttactttgtttTCCTATACACTAAAGACCTGGTGTCAGGGTGTACAAGAAGAAATCTGAATCTAGACTCAAATCTAGTCTAAGATGATGGAATGAAGGTTAAGAGTATTAATTAAAACGGGTTTAGCTGTCTCAAACCAACAAATACTGATTATGAGCCCACAGCACTAACGATCAAATGTTTTGTGCAAACTGGCAATCttactcagatatcccacacagatgaCTGGTGGAAAATGTAAAGGTAGATTTCTTCTGAAATTGAGGCTGAGATCCATTGTTGGAGCAGTGCACTACGAATTTTACTTTGCACCTAGCCCATTCTGTAACATTATCTCCAAAAACAAATATCATCAAAAATTGAGATTACTAGTAGAACCGACAATAATCTCTAATTCTAACAACAGGAGTACATGACTGGGAATTGGTCTGGATCAATATTAATTATTCAGTATGCAAATCAAGAGGGACATATTGCTTTCATAATTGTAAGCAAAGCTCTTAAATGGCACCCTGTCTCTGTGATCTTCTTGCTCTTTGATGATGAACTTATCCTAGGTATAAATGAATGAGGAACAAATCAGCATTTACCCAAAGCAAAGACTGATTCCAAATACTATCATGTAAATAATCCACACATACCAATAGTGAAGCTCCATAGTAATGGGCTATAAAGCGCAGTGTCTTGCAGATTACTTTTCTCTTTTCAGACTCAAAATCCTATAGAAAGGACACACTGGTTAACAAATCAACAGAGCTGTAGCGTTTACAATAGTAACTAAGTTATGAAAATGCAGCAATTAAAACTGATAGTGTAATCTGGAATGTACCTGAAAAATATCATACTTGCTCCCAATTATAACCAGAGGAATGGGAAATGGATCAATTAATTCCCAGTCCTGTTggaattttaaaaagagaaacaaaatatAAATGTACTTTCATGCTTAAGGAATACATGCATCTTGATATATTTGTACAAATCAGCTAAAGAAATCCACACAACCCAAAATTAACTATACCCCAAATCCAACTCAAACCTACTTGAGCTGGAATTCAAATGACACCCTACTAAAATGTTGTGGCAGCTCTAGCTAAGAGGTGACATACACAAAAGACCAGATAGCCCAATTCAGTGCTATAAGCCTCTGCAGATAAATTCCAGTTTATTTTACCCAAGATTAAAACAAAAGATTAAAGCTGAAGCTATCTTACACCAGATATTTGAGACAGAAGGTGTACATTACCAAATAGAGTACTAATTTTAAAAGATCTTTTGAAATTCACTATTAATACAGAATATCATTGTGAAAGAGTATTTTGAAGCCAACAGTAGCTTCTTTCAAATATTTTATAAAAGTGTAGCAAGCTGACAAACTAATTAGcaatagtgtgtttgtgtgcatgcatgcatgtgtCTGGCAGGGTTTTATCATAATACTGCCATTTATCAGAGGGTTTAATGACAATTTGATTGTTATCTTTAAGAAATGGGATAGATAACAAAAAAAACTCAACATTCTCATTCTAAAATAAGTGCAAGCAGCAAGATTTGGCTATCACCTTATCTCATGTCTAAAAACCTGGTCATAGATTGTGCAAGATTTAAAAATGTCACATTAAAATTGTAGGTAGCTATTTGttgagagagaaaagggaaacaCACCTACACCTCTGCCAGATTCATAGCCAATTCCAGAGATAACTGTCATAACATTATGGTTGTCCTTACAAAAGTTTTCATATTTAGGTTTGGCCTGCACAGTTTTTTTGAACTCAAGATCATCCAGGGCAGGCCAGATTGTACAGAGATCCCAAGTGAATAAGTGGCCTCTTTGGAGGATGAATTGAAAAGTAATGACTGACACAGACATAAATGTAGACAAGTTCAGTTTCTGCACAGGGGAGAATAGTGGATCAGTTTGACTCATGCTGACCCAaataataaagttttaaaaaaaaattatgcctGTCCTCACTACCTCTCTACGTAAGCCTACTTCGGTTAACTTTTTTCTGTTATAAATATTTATGTCCATATTAATAACGGAAACTGTCTCCGTAAACTGTCTCACAATGTAATCACACTCTTGCACTTCTCTGCTTCTCAACTTGTACTGTATAGAAACCCTACTTCTCTGCTCAGTAAATTGCTATTTAACTCTAAATTATATAAAAATCAAAGTATTATGCAAAAATAAGGACAGGTGAATTACTTTAAAACAAAGACTGACTTAAATCTGTGTGACTTGTTCCACTTATCCTCTGCACACTAATCCTGCTTAATCTGAAGACTACATCTGGTCTTGACTCCTCAAGCACTAAACAAAATAGACTCAGCTATCAATACAATGCTTTTTAAAGTAAGTTTTGAATGCTAGATTATCGACGTTAAGTAAGTTCTCCAAAGCTAGACTTACCGGGTGATTCCTCTGCAAAGTTTTCCAGGTCTTTTGCTTGATGTCGTTTACATTTATAGAATCCTTTTTGCCCAGTTCATTTATAGCCATATCTATATGATTCCTTGTCACAATCAGCAGTTTCTCCATGCTTGTCCAGAGATCATTGGGTTTTGAAAgatccaaaaccaaaacaataGACAGGGTCCTAATTCAAATGAAACATCACAAATGCCTTCAATTGCTTTCAATGCATTTAAAAAGTTGATAAACAGTAGAACTTTTCTTTAGGGAACGTCACACACATCACCATGTCATATTACATCCATCTAAGCTGACTACTTAACATACTAGTGATAAAGTTGTAAATTCTGCTGGATCAGCTAGCAAATTGTATAGATATGGTAGCTCACCTATATAGCATAGTTTTTCTTTGTGCTATGACCTTGAGGGAGACcatcaacttttttttaaagaaactcaaactcccagttattaactgaaagaatttATGCCACAAAACTTTTACTGCATAAGAATTAAACAAACAAGTGCATTAATTTAACACAATATTTTGTAAACCCTTATTATTTAAACCCATAAATCTTAACAGACCACTTTATGTTCTGTTTTTAATCCCACTCAGAGCTGTCCTATATTTTCCAGGATCTTGAGAGTTCTTTCACTTCTCCTGGGACCATGCAAGGTGTACCACAGCTCTTAGGAATTCACATAATTCTCCTCAGTATTCCAATCTGGTATTTAAGACTTCCAGAGCTCGCTCTCTCTGCAAGAATTCCACTGCTGATCTCTTCCACTGCTTTACCAGGCAGccctgacatttttaaaattcctcaCACACTTGGACTTTTCATTCCTGCTTAGTAACTCTAGATCAGGAACACCCTGATTCATAATGGTCTCTATGCTCCTTGTTCTGGCTGCTGACAGATACACAATTGCTTTCTCATAGCcttccaagctgactctgctggcAGCTTTCCCACAGCCTGCCAAGCtgactctgtttgtttctgtgaggaaacacacagataaacaacaCAAAAAAGGGTAGTTCACTGCAACTTATCCCCATGACAAAGTCACACCTGGGATGTCCTAGATAAAGATTTGAACTTATTAACTTTTGCCTTCAAATCAACCCTTTGATTCTGAAAAGTACATGAATAATTTATTTCTCCAATGGAGATAATGGCCCTCTTACTGTACTTACTGGTTCCATCAAGAAATGCATTGTTAACAACTTGTTTTTAGCATCTTTGATATGGGAAACCTACTTGAATAATTGAAATCTGCCTCGTATACACTCCAACTTCAAGGCATTTTCTAAAAGACACAAAGACAAACCTTATACTATCGATGGTAACTGGAATCTGAGCAAGATCAGACAGTGACGTTCCACCACCTAGTTCCCAAAAGTGAGCAATATCCTTTGGCTGTAAAACAGTACAAAGATAGATAATAAGCTTATAGTATACACAACCCCATGTTGACAGTTACCCCTGACTTCAATTATGTTAACATTTTCTTTTCTAAAGAAAATTCAGGTATTTGTcccctttggtaggaagaataaaaaaagcagaatatcaTTTAAACCAAGAGACACTGCAGAAATCTGTGGGACAGAGTATGCAGGACAGCAAGTGATTATAAAGGTAAacagaatgttggtctttattgcaagaagaatgaagtgtaaaagtagggaagtgttgctacagc encodes the following:
- the dync2li1 gene encoding cytoplasmic dynein 2 light intermediate chain 1 isoform X3, coding for MRRKKTSKSGKDLYSSWEIKVGDEVPKPTLALEYTFGRRAKGHNTPKDIAHFWELGGGTSLSDLAQIPVTIDSIRTLSIVLVLDLSKPNDLWTSMEKLLIVTRNHIDMAINELGKKDSINVNDIKQKTWKTLQRNHPDWELIDPFPIPLVIIGSKYDIFQDFESEKRKVICKTLRFIAHYYGASLLFFSNKAESTISKMRTILNHLAFGTDRSKTVSVEHNKPLFVPAGLDSLSLIGSPPAAEVELGKINARNPIDLWKKVYERLFPTENTSELKDIGDPAKDPQYAEPEVDAMRTQKDQELEQYRRNASKSWKEMQFDTRR
- the dync2li1 gene encoding cytoplasmic dynein 2 light intermediate chain 1 isoform X2, encoding MPRPSDTLWDIAVAQVSKKNEEKEDFEVRERSVFFLGNKSGGKTTVILRFLDRDEVPKPTLALEYTFGRRAKGHNTPKDIAHFWELGGGTSLSDLAQIPVTIDSIRTLSIVLVLDLSKPNDLWTSMEKLLIVTRNHIDMAINELGKKDSINVNDIKQKTWKTLQRNHPDWELIDPFPIPLVIIGSKYDIFQDFESEKRKVICKTLRFIAHYYGASLLFFSNKAESTISKMRTILNHLAFGTDRSKTVSVEHNKPLFVPAGLDSLSLIGSPPAAEVELGKINARNPIDLWKKVYERLFPTENTSELKDIGDPAKDPQYAEPEVDAMRTQKDQELEQYRRNASKSWKEMQFDTRR
- the dync2li1 gene encoding cytoplasmic dynein 2 light intermediate chain 1 isoform X1: MGDISISSEGSSDTLWDIAVAQVSKKNEEKEDFEVRERSVFFLGNKSGGKTTVILRFLDRDEVPKPTLALEYTFGRRAKGHNTPKDIAHFWELGGGTSLSDLAQIPVTIDSIRTLSIVLVLDLSKPNDLWTSMEKLLIVTRNHIDMAINELGKKDSINVNDIKQKTWKTLQRNHPDWELIDPFPIPLVIIGSKYDIFQDFESEKRKVICKTLRFIAHYYGASLLFFSNKAESTISKMRTILNHLAFGTDRSKTVSVEHNKPLFVPAGLDSLSLIGSPPAAEVELGKINARNPIDLWKKVYERLFPTENTSELKDIGDPAKDPQYAEPEVDAMRTQKDQELEQYRRNASKSWKEMQFDTRR